One Candidatus Methylomirabilis tolerans genomic window, ACATCCCGTTTCTGGGCGAGATTCCGCTCGATCCGCATATCCGCCGCACTAGCGACGAGGGGAGGCCCGTGGCTATGGAGTCGGCTGACTCGCCCGTCGCGAGAGCCTTTCACGAGGTGGCGGGCGCGCTGGCTGCCAGGATCAGCATTGCCAATGCGGCTGTCGATGCGCCCCAGAGGCCGCCGGTGATGACGATGCGGTAGGGCGCGGTGCGGAAAATGTCTGGAAAAGAGAGGCCGATAGCGTTAAAATCGATCCTTGTCGGCGGGATGGCCAGTCGGTCCTATGTGCTGGTTTCGGGTCAAGAGACCCGCCGTTGCGTAAGGTTCAGAAAGAGCGGAAGAAGGTGAGGTCATGAGCAGCAGCTCGAAGGCGATCGAGGCCCTGGCTAACCAGGAATATAAGTACGGGTTTGTGACGGAGATCGAAGAGGAGGCCGTTCCTTACGGATTGAACGAGGAGACCATCCGTCTCATCTCCTCCAAGAAAAATGAGCCCGACTGGATGCTGCAGTGGCGCCTGAAGGCCTACCGACATTGGGCGAAGCTGGAAAAGTCAGAGGCGGAGCCGAAGTGGGCCAACGTCAAATATCCGCCCATCGATTACCAGGCCATCCGGTACTATGCGGCGCCCAAGCAGCAGACGGGGGGACCCGCGAGTCTCGATGAGGTCGACCCGAAACTGCTGGAGACGTTCGAGAAACTGGGCATCCCTCTGTCGGAGCGGAAGCGGCTCAGCGGCATCGCGGTCGATGCGGTGTTTGACAGCGTCTCGGTGGCCACGACCTTCAAGGGGAAGCTCGGCGAACTCGGGATTATCTTCTGCTCCTTCTCCGAGGCGGTGCAGAATCACCCGGATCTGGTCAGAAAGTACCTTGGGTCGGTGGTGCCCTACACCGATAACTTCTTCGCCACGCTGAACTCTGCTGTCTTCAGTGACGGATCGTTCTGTTATATCCCGAAAGGTGTGCGCTGTCCGATGGAGCTTTCGACCTACTTCCGGATCAACGCCGCCCAGACGGGCCAGTTCGAGCGGACCCTGATCATCGCCGATGAAGGGGCCTATGTGAGCTACCTGGAGGGGTGCACCGCCCCGATGCGGGACGAGAACCAGTTGCACGCGGCGGTCGTGGAACTGATCGCCCACGACGACGCCCAGATCAAGTATTCGACGGTCCAAAACTGGTATCCGGGCGACAAGGAAGGGAAGGGCGGTATCTACAACTTTGTCACCAAGCGGGGCAAGTGCCTGGGGAAGCGCTCCAGGATCTCCTGGACGCAGGTGGAGACCGGCTCGGCGATCACCTGGAAGTACCCAAGCTGTATCCTGCAAGGTGATGACTCGACTGGGGAGTTCTATTCGGTCGCGCTGACCAACCACTACCAGCAGGCGGATACCGGCACCAAGATGATCCATATCGGCAAGCACACCAGGAGCACCATCATCTCGAAGGGAATCTCCGCCGGCCACGGACAGAACAGTTACCGGGGACTGGTCAAGATCATGAAGGGGGCGACCGGCGCCCGAAACTACTCGCAGTGCGACTCGCTGCTGCTTGGCGACAAGTGCGGCGCGCATACCTTCCCGTACCTCGAGGTGACGAACAACTCCTCGCAGCTCGAGCACGAGGCGTCAACGTCCAAGATCGGCGAAGATCAGCTTTTTTATTGCAAGCAGCGCGGGATCTCGGCCGAGGATGCCGTCAATCTGATCGTCAACGGTTTTTGCAAGACGGTCTTGCGCGAGC contains:
- the sufB gene encoding Fe-S cluster assembly protein SufB gives rise to the protein MSSSSKAIEALANQEYKYGFVTEIEEEAVPYGLNEETIRLISSKKNEPDWMLQWRLKAYRHWAKLEKSEAEPKWANVKYPPIDYQAIRYYAAPKQQTGGPASLDEVDPKLLETFEKLGIPLSERKRLSGIAVDAVFDSVSVATTFKGKLGELGIIFCSFSEAVQNHPDLVRKYLGSVVPYTDNFFATLNSAVFSDGSFCYIPKGVRCPMELSTYFRINAAQTGQFERTLIIADEGAYVSYLEGCTAPMRDENQLHAAVVELIAHDDAQIKYSTVQNWYPGDKEGKGGIYNFVTKRGKCLGKRSRISWTQVETGSAITWKYPSCILQGDDSTGEFYSVALTNHYQQADTGTKMIHIGKHTRSTIISKGISAGHGQNSYRGLVKIMKGATGARNYSQCDSLLLGDKCGAHTFPYLEVTNNSSQLEHEASTSKIGEDQLFYCKQRGISAEDAVNLIVNGFCKTVLRELPMEFAVEAQKLLGVSLEGSVG